A window from Ardenticatenales bacterium encodes these proteins:
- the guaA gene encoding glutamine-hydrolyzing GMP synthase — protein MTKHDTVVVLDYGSQYAQLIARRVREANVFCRLVSWRASAAEVMAWQPKGFILSGGPNSVYETGAPTLPRYVLESGLPVLGICYGMQLLVHHLGGEVAGTTQREYGPAGITVTAGDNPLFAHLEPIVHGQDSFSPEPSILNVWMSHGDKVTTLPPGFVPLAGSANAPYAAAADVARGYYAVQFHPEVTHTPQGRQLLSNFVHHICGCRSDWTPANFIAETTSALRAQIGAGQVVLGLSGGVDSAVAAALVHRAVGEQLTCIFVDHGLLRQGEAAQVVSTFRQEQGMRLVAVNAVEEVMEALMQVTDPERKRRIIGEKFVRIFEREAAKLGRIDFLAQGTIYPDVIESAARGKSEAHTIKTHHNVGGLPPDMQFALVEPLRLLFKDEVRRIGVALGLPDSLIWRQPFPGPGLAIRCLGEVTWARLERLRAADAIFVDELAAEGMLRGDTQQAFCVLLPVKSVGVMGDGRTYEEVIALRAVTTEDFMTADWARLPYDLLARVSRRIVNEVPGVNRVVLDITSKPPGTIEWE, from the coding sequence ATGACAAAGCATGATACAGTGGTGGTACTCGATTATGGTTCACAATACGCGCAGTTGATTGCGCGGCGGGTGCGGGAGGCGAATGTTTTTTGCCGCCTGGTTTCCTGGCGGGCCAGCGCAGCGGAGGTGATGGCCTGGCAGCCGAAGGGGTTCATCCTCAGTGGGGGACCAAACAGTGTCTACGAGACAGGTGCGCCGACGCTGCCCCGATACGTGCTGGAGAGTGGTTTGCCCGTGCTGGGGATTTGTTATGGGATGCAGCTTCTCGTACATCATTTGGGGGGCGAAGTTGCCGGCACAACCCAACGCGAATATGGTCCTGCCGGCATCACCGTCACCGCCGGCGACAACCCCCTCTTTGCCCATTTGGAGCCTATCGTCCACGGTCAGGACTCCTTCAGCCCCGAGCCTTCCATCCTGAACGTGTGGATGAGCCACGGCGACAAAGTTACCACATTGCCGCCGGGATTCGTCCCCCTTGCCGGCAGCGCGAACGCCCCTTACGCCGCCGCCGCCGATGTCGCTCGTGGCTACTACGCCGTGCAATTCCACCCGGAAGTGACGCACACGCCGCAAGGCCGCCAGCTACTCAGCAATTTCGTGCATCACATCTGCGGCTGCCGCTCCGACTGGACCCCCGCCAACTTTATCGCGGAAACGACGTCGGCGTTGCGGGCGCAAATTGGCGCGGGGCAGGTGGTGCTGGGCTTGAGCGGCGGCGTGGATTCCGCCGTGGCGGCGGCGCTGGTGCATCGGGCCGTCGGAGAGCAGTTGACGTGCATTTTTGTGGACCATGGATTGCTGCGCCAGGGGGAGGCGGCGCAGGTGGTCAGCACATTCCGCCAGGAGCAGGGGATGCGACTGGTCGCCGTGAACGCGGTCGAGGAGGTGATGGAGGCGCTGATGCAGGTCACCGATCCGGAGCGGAAGCGGCGCATTATCGGGGAGAAGTTCGTGCGGATTTTTGAGCGCGAGGCGGCGAAACTGGGGCGGATTGATTTCCTGGCGCAAGGGACGATTTACCCGGACGTGATTGAGAGCGCGGCACGGGGAAAATCGGAGGCGCATACGATCAAGACGCACCACAACGTGGGCGGATTGCCGCCGGACATGCAGTTTGCGCTGGTGGAACCGTTGCGACTGCTGTTTAAGGACGAGGTGCGGCGCATCGGCGTGGCCCTGGGGCTGCCGGACAGCCTCATCTGGCGGCAGCCGTTCCCCGGACCGGGGCTGGCGATTCGCTGCCTGGGGGAAGTGACGTGGGCGCGGTTGGAGCGGCTGCGGGCGGCGGACGCGATTTTTGTGGACGAATTGGCGGCGGAGGGGATGTTGCGCGGTGATACGCAGCAGGCTTTTTGCGTGTTGCTGCCGGTGAAAAGCGTGGGCGTGATGGGGGATGGGCGCACCTATGAGGAGGTGATTGCCCTGCGCGCCGTGACCACGGAGGATTTCATGACGGCGGACTGGGCGCGACTGCCTTATGATTTGCTGGCCCGCGTCAGCCGCCGTATTGTGAACGAAGTCCCCGGCGTCAACCGGGTGGTGTTGGACATCACTTCCAAGCCGCCGGGCACGATTGAATGGGAGTAG
- a CDS encoding metal ABC transporter permease — MFHTLADPLTYPFMIRGLIAVALVGVVCATVGTYVVLRGMAFFGDALAHTILPGVAVGYLVGGGARGPLFLGGMAAAILASLGIGAISQGSRVKEDTAIGIIFAGMFALGIALISTVRSYAVDLSHFLFGDVLGVSNGDLILTAALGLLVLLTIVAFYKEFMVISFDPVLATTLRLPVRLLHNLLLILVAVAIVVALQTVGVALTVAMLVTPAATASLLTNRLWRVMVLAAVIGVSAGITGLYISFYFSIASGAAIVLACTFLFVLVWGGQTIRRLLNHSTIQEFTR, encoded by the coding sequence ATGTTCCACACACTTGCTGATCCTCTCACTTATCCGTTCATGATTCGGGGCCTCATTGCCGTGGCGCTGGTGGGGGTTGTTTGCGCCACGGTGGGCACGTATGTGGTGCTGCGGGGGATGGCCTTCTTTGGCGATGCCCTGGCGCACACGATTTTGCCGGGGGTGGCGGTGGGCTACCTCGTGGGGGGCGGGGCGCGGGGACCGCTGTTTCTGGGGGGGATGGCGGCGGCGATTCTGGCTTCGTTGGGAATTGGGGCGATCAGTCAGGGCAGCCGCGTGAAGGAGGATACGGCGATTGGTATTATTTTTGCCGGCATGTTCGCCCTCGGCATCGCGCTCATATCCACCGTGCGCAGCTACGCCGTAGACCTCAGCCATTTCCTCTTTGGGGATGTTCTTGGCGTCTCCAACGGGGACCTGATCCTCACCGCCGCGCTGGGGTTGCTCGTCCTCCTCACTATTGTCGCCTTCTACAAGGAATTCATGGTCATTTCCTTCGACCCCGTGCTGGCGACGACCCTGCGCCTGCCGGTGCGGCTGCTGCACAACCTGCTGCTCATTCTCGTGGCCGTGGCTATTGTCGTCGCCCTGCAAACGGTGGGGGTGGCCCTCACGGTGGCCATGCTGGTCACACCCGCGGCCACGGCGTCGCTGCTCACAAATCGGCTCTGGCGGGTGATGGTGCTGGCGGCGGTGATTGGGGTGAGTGCCGGCATTACCGGCCTCTACATCTCCTTCTACTTCAGCATCGCCTCCGGCGCGGCCATCGTCCTCGCCTGCACCTTCCTCTTCGTCCTCGTCTGGGGAGGCCAAACGATCCGTCGCCTGCTTAACCATTCAACCATTCAGGAATTCACCCGTTAA
- the cas6 gene encoding CRISPR system precrRNA processing endoribonuclease RAMP protein Cas6, translating to MPAKQTTPPPTSPPQPATKSKPAAAPRSLPDLHRARCAANAGILLLHFLSPTSFKQGPGDLPLPLPANVYSSLRRAWNAFALPVLHLEEAWLGWCAQNIFITAHDIHTVVVPFNRHADFTGFVGHLPRPSRRR from the coding sequence GTGCCTGCTAAACAAACAACGCCGCCACCAACATCGCCACCCCAACCCGCTACCAAATCCAAACCAGCCGCTGCGCCTCGGTCGCTACCAGACCTTCACCGTGCGCGATGTGCGGCAAATGCCGGCATCCTCCTTCTCCACTTCCTCTCCCCCACCTCCTTCAAGCAAGGCCCCGGCGACCTCCCCCTCCCTCTACCCGCCAACGTCTACAGCAGCCTCCGGCGCGCCTGGAACGCCTTCGCTTTGCCCGTCTTACACCTTGAGGAAGCGTGGCTCGGCTGGTGCGCGCAAAACATCTTCATCACCGCCCACGACATCCACACCGTCGTCGTCCCCTTCAATCGTCACGCCGACTTCACCGGTTTCGTCGGCCACCTTCCGCGCCCATCAAGGCGGCGATAG
- a CDS encoding response regulator transcription factor: MSDYHILIVDDEPTITSALNYYFVQAGYKTILAHTGREALEKLALNPDLVVLDIMLPDIDGYQICQHIREQPYYTPILMLTAKDTMQEKVIGLDLGADAYLTKPYNPQELLAQVRALFRLVKQQERAKLVCGPIELWIDEKTVRHNGNEIALTTTEFELLSLLMQRQGQVFGRETLLRTIWGNEGCHVNTRTIDVHMQRLRAKIEEDPKNPELLITIRGFGYRLVCPDG, encoded by the coding sequence GTGTCAGATTATCACATTTTAATTGTAGACGATGAACCTACCATCACCTCAGCGTTGAATTACTACTTTGTTCAAGCCGGCTATAAAACGATCCTGGCGCATACTGGTCGTGAAGCGTTGGAAAAGCTCGCCCTTAATCCCGACCTGGTCGTTTTGGACATTATGCTACCCGATATTGATGGATACCAAATTTGCCAACATATCCGTGAACAGCCATACTATACGCCCATTTTAATGCTTACGGCTAAAGATACCATGCAAGAAAAAGTGATTGGTCTTGATTTGGGGGCAGATGCGTATTTGACTAAACCTTACAATCCGCAAGAATTGTTGGCTCAAGTACGGGCATTGTTTCGCCTTGTCAAACAACAGGAACGTGCAAAGCTGGTTTGCGGCCCGATTGAACTTTGGATTGACGAAAAAACTGTGCGGCACAACGGGAATGAAATAGCGTTAACGACAACGGAATTTGAATTGCTATCTTTACTAATGCAGCGTCAAGGGCAGGTGTTTGGACGAGAAACGTTATTGCGTACCATTTGGGGAAATGAAGGATGTCATGTCAATACACGTACTATTGATGTTCATATGCAACGGCTTCGCGCAAAAATTGAAGAAGACCCTAAAAATCCTGAATTGTTGATAACGATACGGGGGTTTGGCTATCGTCTTGTTTGTCCAGATGGGTGA
- a CDS encoding GHKL domain-containing protein, producing MLIVDLKLVLFLFLLLLFGLFWLTWIIARQRALFDDKQYAVWQSFPFGIVLLSSSDTLRFANRNAYRLLQVEQDITTTAVYVYLLQKIKQDTAVQQFPLSPSPESTLDVWVGRFDAFNLIVLRDVSEQRQREMEMHLYWSNVSHELRTPLTSVLSHLEVSRSESVPKEVQKHSLDIVHQQTHRLNNLISGTLDLGRLKAVTHLPKFSVDIILVAEEAIAELILLAEAEGISLNFHFDPPIPPVLGNPDKLKQLFINLLDNAIKYCQSSDSVTVSLTAVKDSVQCQIADTGAGIPAEHLPHLTQQFYRANRDVPGSGLGLAIVDEIVRQHDGNLFIESNTEGNQTGTSITFTLPMLPELIK from the coding sequence ATGTTGATTGTTGATCTCAAACTGGTGCTTTTTCTGTTCCTGTTGCTGTTGTTTGGCTTATTCTGGCTGACCTGGATAATAGCCCGCCAACGTGCCTTGTTTGATGATAAACAATATGCGGTTTGGCAATCTTTTCCATTCGGGATTGTTTTGTTGTCTTCGTCTGACACTCTGCGATTTGCCAATCGGAATGCCTACCGTTTGTTGCAGGTGGAGCAGGATATTACGACAACGGCCGTCTACGTCTATCTCCTGCAAAAAATAAAACAGGATACGGCCGTACAGCAATTCCCCTTGTCCCCTTCGCCGGAATCAACATTGGATGTCTGGGTTGGACGCTTTGACGCATTCAATCTGATTGTCCTGCGCGATGTTAGCGAACAGAGACAACGCGAAATGGAAATGCACCTCTATTGGAGCAACGTTTCCCATGAACTGAGAACACCGCTCACCTCTGTTTTATCTCATCTGGAAGTTTCCCGCTCGGAAAGTGTGCCGAAAGAAGTTCAAAAACATTCTTTGGACATAGTTCACCAGCAAACCCATCGTCTGAATAACCTGATTAGCGGTACATTGGATTTGGGGAGGCTAAAGGCCGTTACCCATTTACCCAAATTTAGCGTAGACATCATTTTAGTGGCAGAGGAGGCGATTGCAGAGTTGATTTTGCTGGCTGAAGCAGAAGGCATTAGCCTGAATTTTCACTTTGACCCGCCTATCCCACCCGTTTTAGGCAATCCTGATAAATTGAAACAACTGTTTATCAATTTGTTGGACAATGCTATCAAGTATTGTCAATCCAGCGATTCGGTTACGGTTTCGCTGACGGCTGTCAAAGATAGCGTTCAATGCCAGATTGCCGATACGGGCGCGGGGATTCCCGCTGAACATTTACCGCATCTTACCCAACAATTTTATCGGGCAAATCGGGATGTACCGGGAAGTGGATTAGGGTTAGCTATTGTGGATGAGATTGTGCGTCAGCATGACGGGAATTTATTTATTGAAAGCAACACCGAAGGCAACCAAACAGGTACAAGCATCACATTCACCCTGCCTATGCTTCCAGAACTAATAAAATGA
- a CDS encoding metal ABC transporter ATP-binding protein → MTTRGEGRSRKTVHHPDMPLLQVDHVTYAYNGKAALADVSFALNVGERVAVVGPNGAGKSTLFRVIAGILKPTHGSVTIAGSGPGHHICIAYVPQRTQVDWQFPVNVADVVMMGRIGQIGLFRRPRAADWAYVHQCLTVVGMRDFAQRQIGELSGGQQQRVFIARALAQEAELMLMDEPLTGLDVTSQDDIFDILDELRQRRVTVMVATHDLELAAARFDRLMLLQHHLVGFGQAADVLTPTHLRDAYGGHLRLIHTEDGDLIIGDTCCDQGDNQ, encoded by the coding sequence ATGACAACACGAGGCGAAGGGCGGTCCCGCAAAACCGTTCACCATCCAGATATGCCGCTGCTACAGGTCGATCACGTGACCTACGCCTACAATGGCAAAGCGGCGCTGGCGGACGTGTCATTTGCCTTGAACGTGGGCGAACGGGTGGCCGTTGTCGGGCCAAATGGAGCGGGGAAGAGTACTTTGTTTCGGGTGATTGCCGGCATTCTCAAACCCACCCACGGCAGCGTCACCATCGCCGGTTCCGGCCCCGGCCACCACATCTGCATCGCCTACGTGCCGCAGCGCACCCAGGTTGACTGGCAGTTCCCCGTCAACGTCGCCGACGTCGTCATGATGGGCCGCATCGGGCAGATTGGCCTGTTTCGCCGCCCCAGAGCCGCCGACTGGGCCTACGTCCACCAATGCCTGACCGTCGTCGGCATGCGCGACTTCGCCCAGCGACAAATTGGCGAGCTTTCTGGCGGGCAGCAGCAGCGCGTCTTCATCGCCCGCGCCCTGGCCCAGGAAGCGGAGCTAATGCTCATGGACGAACCGCTCACCGGCCTGGACGTGACCTCCCAGGACGACATCTTCGACATCCTGGACGAACTGCGGCAGCGGCGCGTCACCGTCATGGTCGCCACGCACGACCTGGAACTGGCCGCCGCCCGCTTTGACCGCCTCATGCTGTTGCAGCACCACCTGGTCGGTTTCGGCCAGGCCGCCGACGTCCTCACGCCGACGCATTTGCGGGACGCCTACGGCGGCCACCTGCGCCTGATCCACACGGAAGACGGCGACTTGATTATCGGGGACACATGCTGTGATCAGGGAGATAACCAATAA
- a CDS encoding zinc ABC transporter substrate-binding protein translates to MQTHIHPPGSARLIPLLLILLLTLPACRAPQPATNPDTLNVVATSTLVADVVRQVGGDAINLTTLMPIGSDPHNYQPVPQDISAVARADLVFVNGLGFEAFLDDLIANAGGQARVVVVSDGITPLTLADETHQEAAADHDHGETDPHVWFDPQNVIIWTQNVAAALSGMDAAHADVYQQNAAAYERQLRELDAWIDTQVALIPAAQRVIVTDHDALGYFIHRYGFQLAGAVIPAFSTAAAPSAQELAALQTAIGARDVRAIFVNVTVNSNVAAQIAADTGIQLVPIYTGSLSDGEGNAGTYLDFMRYDVTQIVRTLQP, encoded by the coding sequence ATGCAAACGCACATTCACCCCCCTGGTTCCGCTCGCCTCATTCCACTTCTGCTAATCCTTCTGCTCACCCTGCCCGCCTGCCGCGCGCCGCAACCCGCTACAAACCCGGACACGCTCAACGTCGTCGCCACCAGCACCCTCGTCGCCGACGTGGTGCGCCAGGTGGGGGGCGACGCCATCAACCTGACCACCCTCATGCCCATCGGCAGCGATCCGCACAACTACCAGCCCGTTCCCCAGGACATTTCCGCCGTCGCCAGGGCGGATCTCGTTTTTGTCAATGGCCTCGGCTTCGAGGCGTTTCTGGATGACCTGATCGCCAATGCCGGCGGACAGGCGCGCGTCGTCGTCGTTTCCGACGGCATCACGCCGCTGACCCTGGCCGACGAAACGCATCAGGAGGCGGCGGCGGATCACGATCACGGTGAAACCGACCCGCACGTCTGGTTTGACCCGCAAAACGTGATTATCTGGACGCAAAACGTGGCGGCGGCGCTCTCCGGCATGGACGCGGCGCACGCGGACGTCTACCAGCAGAATGCCGCCGCCTACGAGCGGCAATTGCGGGAACTGGATGCGTGGATAGACACGCAGGTAGCCCTGATTCCGGCGGCGCAGCGCGTGATCGTCACGGATCATGACGCGCTGGGCTACTTCATCCATCGCTATGGCTTCCAACTGGCGGGCGCGGTCATCCCCGCTTTCAGCACCGCCGCCGCGCCCTCGGCGCAAGAGCTGGCGGCGCTGCAAACGGCCATCGGCGCGCGCGATGTCCGTGCCATCTTCGTGAACGTGACGGTGAACAGCAACGTGGCGGCGCAAATCGCCGCCGATACGGGCATTCAACTTGTGCCGATTTATACGGGATCACTGAGCGATGGGGAGGGGAATGCCGGCACTTACCTCGACTTCATGCGCTACGACGTGACCCAAATCGTGCGGACACTGCAACCCTGA
- a CDS encoding transcriptional repressor, producing MTMTQEWLQVLNSAGFRVTRPLRAVVEVLTAAERALTPTDVYDLARRTYARIGLTTVYRSLDKLEDAGLIERVHQPDGCHAYVAAVEGHQHLLICRHCQRTQYFHGDDLEPLMRLVSQESGYDIHTHWLQFFGLCPECRPST from the coding sequence ATGACGATGACGCAGGAGTGGTTGCAGGTGTTGAACAGCGCGGGGTTCCGTGTGACCCGCCCGCTGCGGGCCGTGGTCGAGGTGCTGACGGCGGCAGAGCGGGCGTTGACGCCCACGGATGTGTATGACCTGGCGCGCCGGACGTATGCGCGCATTGGCCTGACGACCGTTTACCGTTCGCTAGACAAGCTGGAGGATGCGGGGCTGATTGAACGGGTGCATCAGCCGGATGGCTGCCATGCGTATGTGGCGGCGGTAGAAGGGCATCAACATTTGTTGATATGCCGGCATTGCCAGCGTACCCAATACTTCCACGGCGACGACCTGGAACCCCTCATGCGCCTCGTCAGCCAGGAAAGCGGCTACGACATCCACACCCATTGGCTGCAATTCTTCGGCCTCTGCCCCGAATGCCGGCCATCCACCTGA
- the dinB gene encoding DNA polymerase IV, producing the protein MRRVPGWPRAILHVDMDAFYVNVHLLDHPEDAGIPLVVGGRPHQRGVVASASYEARAFGVRSAMPTGQALQLCPELKIVGVNRQRVRDCSAQIMAILAEYGPLEQMSVDEAYIDLSQQPTPVRLCESIRQRVKGETGLPASVGLATSKLVAKVASDQNKPEGRTIVLPGGEAAFLAPLPARVIWGIGPRTAERLAQLAIHTCGDLAGADLDLLRAAVGRHAEELQARARGMDQRAVIPDRGPAKSISAERTFDQDVRSAAVLQEQLALMCAQVGASLRAENLVAHTVVVKFRWDDFTTFTRQKTVSAGISTDDDLLRLAHAIWQEHWPPGQPTRLLGVAAAKLAAPAMQQLTFNFDSES; encoded by the coding sequence ATGCGAAGAGTTCCTGGTTGGCCGCGCGCGATTTTGCATGTAGACATGGATGCGTTTTACGTGAACGTGCATCTGCTGGACCACCCGGAGGATGCCGGCATTCCCCTCGTCGTCGGGGGGCGGCCGCATCAGCGCGGTGTCGTTGCCTCCGCCAGCTACGAAGCGCGCGCCTTTGGCGTCCGCTCTGCCATGCCCACCGGCCAGGCGCTCCAGCTTTGCCCCGAACTGAAAATCGTGGGCGTCAATCGCCAGCGGGTGCGCGACTGCTCCGCCCAGATCATGGCGATCCTGGCGGAATATGGCCCCCTGGAGCAAATGAGCGTGGATGAGGCGTACATTGATCTCAGCCAGCAGCCCACGCCCGTGCGCCTGTGCGAATCTATCCGCCAGCGCGTGAAGGGGGAAACGGGATTGCCGGCATCCGTCGGCCTGGCAACCAGCAAACTCGTGGCAAAAGTCGCCTCCGACCAGAACAAACCGGAAGGCCGCACCATCGTCCTCCCCGGCGGCGAAGCCGCCTTCCTGGCCCCACTGCCCGCGCGCGTCATCTGGGGCATTGGCCCGCGCACCGCCGAGCGGCTGGCGCAACTGGCGATTCACACCTGCGGCGACCTGGCCGGAGCCGATCTGGACCTGCTGCGCGCCGCCGTCGGTCGCCACGCGGAAGAACTCCAGGCGCGCGCCCGCGGCATGGACCAGCGCGCCGTCATCCCCGACCGCGGTCCGGCCAAATCCATCAGCGCCGAACGCACCTTTGACCAGGACGTGCGCAGCGCGGCGGTGCTGCAAGAGCAGCTTGCCCTGATGTGCGCGCAGGTGGGCGCGTCGCTGCGCGCCGAAAACCTGGTGGCCCATACCGTGGTGGTGAAGTTCCGCTGGGATGATTTTACAACTTTCACGCGGCAGAAGACGGTTTCTGCCGGCATTTCCACCGACGACGATCTCCTGCGCCTGGCCCACGCCATCTGGCAAGAACATTGGCCCCCCGGCCAACCCACCCGCCTCCTCGGTGTCGCCGCCGCCAAACTGGCCGCGCCCGCCATGCAGCAGCTAACGTTCAATTTCGACAGCGAATCGTGA
- a CDS encoding acyl-CoA/acyl-ACP dehydrogenase yields MHVSDTPFLPVARELAREFAARADEADRAGRLPPQDVAALRRSGYLTLSIPREQGGQGLSLADCLAAQLELAQGSPSTALVAGMQMHVFGHEREVRAWREADFANFCRLAVHEGALFNSVASEPALGSPSRGGSFQTHADPTPDGANWIVNGHKTWTTGGRHLTHMLVRLSLQGSNGVMLIPQGLPGIEWRETWSESLSLRASDSHDLLLHDVVVPYGNLIESSHRSRPNVWFPLVMSAIYLGAALAARHTVIQFALERVPTALGKPIATLPKIQRQIGDMDLSLQAARALLFEVAEEWRGRDEDRAAMMPRIAAAKLMVNEMANKATEKALQIAGGTSITRALPLERYFRDVRAGSMQPPSGDTALEMIGRAAIGPLPEM; encoded by the coding sequence ATGCACGTATCAGACACCCCCTTCCTGCCAGTCGCCCGCGAACTGGCCCGCGAATTTGCCGCCCGCGCCGACGAAGCCGACCGCGCCGGACGCCTGCCGCCGCAGGATGTCGCGGCGCTGCGCCGTTCCGGCTATCTCACGCTGAGCATTCCTCGGGAACAGGGAGGGCAGGGGCTTTCACTGGCGGACTGCCTGGCGGCGCAGCTTGAACTCGCCCAGGGCAGCCCCTCGACCGCGCTGGTTGCCGGCATGCAAATGCACGTCTTTGGTCACGAACGAGAAGTACGCGCCTGGCGCGAAGCTGATTTCGCCAACTTCTGTCGCCTTGCCGTCCACGAAGGCGCGTTGTTCAACTCCGTCGCCAGCGAACCGGCGCTGGGCAGCCCCTCGCGCGGCGGCTCCTTCCAGACCCACGCCGACCCCACCCCCGACGGCGCCAACTGGATCGTCAACGGCCACAAAACCTGGACCACCGGTGGCCGCCACCTTACGCACATGCTCGTCCGTCTCAGCCTCCAGGGCAGCAACGGCGTCATGCTCATCCCGCAAGGGCTGCCCGGCATCGAATGGCGCGAAACCTGGAGCGAATCGCTCAGCCTGCGCGCCAGCGACAGCCACGACCTCCTCCTGCACGACGTGGTTGTGCCCTACGGCAACCTGATCGAATCCAGCCATCGTTCCCGCCCCAACGTCTGGTTCCCCCTCGTTATGTCCGCCATCTACCTGGGTGCGGCCCTGGCGGCGCGCCACACCGTGATCCAGTTTGCCCTGGAGCGCGTGCCCACGGCTTTGGGCAAACCCATTGCCACGCTGCCCAAAATCCAGCGCCAGATCGGCGACATGGACCTCTCATTGCAGGCGGCGCGGGCGCTTTTGTTTGAAGTGGCGGAGGAATGGCGCGGGCGGGATGAGGATAGGGCGGCCATGATGCCGCGCATCGCCGCCGCCAAGCTGATGGTCAACGAAATGGCGAACAAAGCCACGGAGAAGGCGCTGCAAATCGCCGGCGGAACCAGCATCACCCGCGCGCTGCCCCTGGAGCGTTACTTCCGCGACGTGCGCGCCGGCTCCATGCAACCCCCGTCGGGGGATACGGCACTGGAGATGATTGGCCGCGCGGCCATTGGCCCCCTCCCCGAAATGTAA
- a CDS encoding BCD family MFS transporter encodes MNQRFSLPLILRLSSFHIGSAMVDILVASVWNQVMIADFRAPAWSVGLLLALRYFLSPLSIWAGFRSDSRPLWGLRRTPYIWLGRLMIVFALPLLGLSMSRFAAQPGDPLGWVLATLCFLIYGMGTLLSGSTYLALVRDTAPLEKQGLAISIVQTVLIVFFPISAIIYSRWMETFDLAVFEQMVLGTALIGAFFWFFAIVGVERRQSEPTTTPSAGHGNFTITFKKVWQDTRTRRFLIFFGLATLAAWTQDAILEAYGRDVFGLSVGRATDFNRVWLGMTVITLVGSAIIWRKRAPERQTNIALGGLVVMVIGMGLLAVAALTTQVHLVEVALALFGAGFGVYTFGGLNLMAVMTTTREAGAYLGMWTVVELLCKGSGTFLGGLLRDAFLAITGQPGFSYGLIFALETVGLMAAVVVLLRIDVIGWARETGRVGQRGLESLGGVD; translated from the coding sequence ATGAACCAACGTTTTAGCCTGCCCCTCATCCTTCGTCTCAGCAGCTTCCACATTGGCTCCGCCATGGTGGACATCCTCGTTGCCAGCGTGTGGAACCAGGTGATGATCGCCGACTTCCGCGCCCCCGCCTGGAGCGTGGGCTTGCTGCTGGCCCTGCGCTATTTTCTCTCCCCCCTGAGCATCTGGGCCGGGTTCCGCTCCGACTCCCGCCCCTTGTGGGGGCTGCGCCGCACGCCCTACATCTGGTTGGGGCGGCTGATGATCGTCTTTGCGCTACCCCTGTTGGGGCTGAGTATGAGCCGCTTCGCCGCCCAGCCGGGCGACCCGTTGGGCTGGGTGCTGGCGACGCTCTGCTTTCTCATCTACGGCATGGGCACGCTCCTCAGCGGCAGCACCTACCTCGCCCTGGTGCGGGACACCGCGCCCCTGGAAAAACAAGGGCTGGCCATCAGCATCGTGCAGACCGTCCTCATCGTCTTCTTCCCCATTTCCGCCATCATTTACAGCCGCTGGATGGAAACCTTCGATCTGGCGGTCTTTGAGCAAATGGTGCTGGGGACCGCCCTCATCGGCGCGTTTTTCTGGTTTTTTGCCATTGTGGGCGTCGAACGGCGGCAATCGGAGCCGACCACAACGCCCTCAGCCGGTCATGGCAACTTCACCATCACCTTCAAGAAAGTGTGGCAGGACACACGCACGCGCCGCTTCCTTATCTTTTTTGGCCTGGCGACACTGGCCGCCTGGACACAGGACGCCATTTTGGAAGCGTATGGGCGGGATGTCTTTGGATTGAGCGTGGGACGCGCCACCGATTTTAATCGCGTCTGGTTGGGCATGACGGTGATCACCCTGGTGGGCAGCGCCATTATCTGGCGCAAGCGCGCCCCCGAACGGCAAACGAACATCGCCCTCGGCGGACTCGTGGTGATGGTGATAGGCATGGGCCTGCTGGCCGTCGCCGCCCTGACGACGCAAGTCCATCTGGTGGAGGTGGCGCTGGCTCTCTTTGGCGCGGGATTTGGCGTGTATACATTTGGCGGCCTCAACCTGATGGCCGTGATGACCACGACGCGCGAGGCAGGCGCTTATCTGGGCATGTGGACCGTGGTGGAGTTGTTATGCAAAGGGAGCGGCACGTTCCTGGGGGGATTGCTGCGCGATGCTTTCCTGGCCATCACGGGCCAGCCGGGGTTCAGCTACGGGTTGATCTTCGCACTGGAGACGGTCGGATTGATGGCGGCGGTAGTCGTGCTGCTGCGCATTGACGTCATCGGCTGGGCGCGGGAAACGGGGCGCGTCGGGCAGCGCGGGTTGGAGTCGCTCGGCGGCGTGGATTAA